The Solanum lycopersicum chromosome 6, SLM_r2.1 genome has a window encoding:
- the LOC101252595 gene encoding uncharacterized protein, with protein sequence MAGASKKLSENAMDCVIRRGAYQNNWVPIIERKASRESVQVNGHRLDKNTSGLLNSGDEIVFGPWGRYAYIFQQLLFSPPIVDSSNAADVGSSSQFLRFDGKLMLEEKRLTEESIHASTSSRMSSIASVFTEKIQATIIDGKDIEVSFDDFPYYLSETTKAMLIADTYIHLKHKEQLKYVSELPAVNSRILLSGPAGTEIYQEMLVKALARYYGAKLLIFDSDAFLNGLSLKEAEPMKEACSAHKSSSSGASNVFRTGDRVKYIGSAPGELHLSPIRSVKVGSTGSVALSFNDNLFAKVGVRFDNPFTYGIDLGGLCDDSHGYFCKVSELCLDAPAVEDPDKLLTNTLFEVVFNESRKSPFILFMKDADKVMAGNSKLSSTFRSRLEKLPDNVSTIGSHAHTDNHKDKDSPEKTHDKGKEVAKNSKFLTELFPNIVAIHMPQDEALLSIWKQQLDKDADALKVKEIFNSLQTVLSRTGLECNGLETLCIKDQNFSVESVEKVFGWALSHHLMQNSQADPDMKLVLSPESIQYGLEILQAKQNNTKSLKKSLKDVATENEFENRILDDVILPGDIGVTFDDIGALENVKDTIKELVMLPLQRPELFCKSQLTKPCKGILLFGPPGTGKTMLAKAVATEAGANFINISISSITSKFFGEGEKYVKAVFSLASKIAPCVIFVDEVDSLLGRRENQGEHDASRKIKNEFLVNWDGLRTKDSERVMILAATNRPFDLDEAVIRRLPRRLMVKLPDALNRAKILKVILEKEDLSEDVDLNSIANTTNGYSGSDLKNLCVTAAYRPIKEIVEKEKKEHAAASVDGRPPPALYSSADIRPLNMDDFRYSHQQVCASVSSESDNMTKLLEWNDLHGEGGSRKKKSAFSYFI encoded by the exons ATGGCCGGTGCGAGCAAAAAGCTTTCTGAAAATGCAATGGATTGTGTAATAAGACGGGGAGCG TACCAAAACAATTGGGTTCCTATTATTGAGAGGAAGGCAAGCAGAGAATCTGTGCAAGTCAATGGGCATAGGCTCGATAAGAATACCAGTGGCCTTCTCAATTCTGGAGATGAGATCGTCTTCGGTCCATGGGGAAGATATGCCTAT ATTTTTCAGCAACTGTTGTTTTCACCTCCAATTGTTGACAGTAGCAATGCTGCTGATGTTGGATCGTCTAGCCAGTTCCTCCGTTTTGATGGGAAGCTG ATGTTGGAGGAAAAAAGGTTGACCGAGGAATCAATACATGCTTCAACATCATCAAGGATGTCTTCAATAGCTTCTGTATTTACAGAAAAGATTCAGGCAACAATCATTGATGGCAAAGATATAGAAGTGTCATTTGATGACTTCCCTTATTACTTAAG TGAGACCACAAAAGCTATGCTGATTGCTGATACATATATACACCTTAAGCATAAAGAGCAACTTAAGTATGTCTCTGAGCTTCCTGCGGTCAACTCAAGAATTTTGCTTTCTGGTCCAGCAG GAACTGAAATATATCAGGAGATGCTGGTGAAGGCACTTGCTCGTTATTATGGAGCTAAATTGCTCATTTTTGATAGTGATGCTTTTTTGAAT GGGCTATCTTTGAAGGAAGCTGAGCCAATGAAAGAGGCATGTAGTGCACACAAATCCTCTTCATCCGGGGCATCAAATGTATTTAGGACAG GTGATAGAGTCAAATATATTGGCTCTGCTCCTGGTGAACTGCACTTGAGTCCCATCAG GAGTGTAAAAGTTGGGTCTACAGGGAGTGTTGCATTGTCTTTTAATGATAATCTATTCGCAAAAGTTGGTGTAAGATTTGATAACCCCTTCACATATGGCATCGACTTAGGTGGTCTTTGTGATGATTCTCATGGATACTTCTGCAAAG TGAGTGAGCTGTGCTTAGACGCCCCTGCTGTGGAGGATCCGGACAAGTTACTCACTAATACATTGTTTGAG GTTGTATTCAATGAGAGCCGGAAGTCGCCATTCATTTTGTTCATGAAAGATGCTGACAAAGTAATGGCAGGAAACTCAAAATTATCTTCAACATTCAGAAGTCGGCTTGAGAAACTTCCTGATAATGTTAGTACTATTGGTTCACACGCTCATACAGATAATCACAAGGATAAG GATAGTCCTGAGAAGACACATGACAAAGGGAAAGAGGTTGCaaagaattcaaaatttctGACAGAACTTTTCCCGAATATAGTGGCTATTCACATGCCGCAG GATGAAGCACTTTTATCTATTTGGAAACAACAACTGGATAAAGACGCCGATGCCCTCAAAgtgaaagaaatttttaatagCTTACAAACA GTTCTGAGTCGGACTGGATTGGAATGTAATGGACTCGAGACATTGTGCATCAAGGACCAGAATTTCTCTGTCGAAA GTGTAGAGAAGGTTTTTGGATGGGCATTGAGCCATCACTTGATGCAGAACTCTCAAGCGGATCCTGACATGAAACTTGTTTTATCTCCTGAGAG CATTCAGTATGGGTTGGAAATTTTACAAGCCAAGCAAAATAACACCAAGAGCTTGAAGAAGTCACTTAAG GATGTTGCGACAGAAAATGAATTTGAGAACAGGATTCTAGATGATGTTATCCTGCCTGGTGATATTGGGGTGACATTTGATGATATTGGTGCACTTGAAAATGTCAAGGATACAATAAAAGAATTGGTCATGCTTCCCTTACAAAGACCTGAACTTTTCTGCAAGAGTCAACTAACCAAG CCATGCAAGGGAATACTTTTGTTTGGTCCTCCTGGAACTGGGAAAACGATGCTGGCAAAAGCTGTTGCCACCGAAGCGGGTGcaaattttatcaatatttcaaTTTCAAGTATCACTTCAAAG TTCTTTGGTGAGGGTGAGAAATATGTAAAAGCTGTCTTCTCGCTGGCTAGTAAAATTGCTCCCtgtgttatttttgttgatgaa GTTGATAGTTTGCTGGGACGAAGGGAAAATCAAGGAGAACATGATGCGTCgcgtaaaataaaaaatgaattccTGGTGAATTGGGATGGGTTGCGCACGAAGGATTCCGAACGAGTCATGATACTAGCAGCAACAAACAGGCCATTTGACCTTGATGAAGCTGTGATAAGGCGACTGCCCCGTAG GTTGATGGTCAAGTTACCAGATGCTCTAAACAGAGCAAAAATTCTCAAAGTGATACTCGAAAAAGAGGACTTATCTGAGGATGTTGATCTGAATTCAATTGCAAATACTACAAATGGGTATTCAGGAAGTGACCTGAAG AATCTCTGCGTAACAGCTGCATATCGACCCATCAAAGAGATCgtagaaaaggaaaagaag GAACATGCTGCCGCCAGTGTAGATGGTCGACCACCTCCAGCACTATACAGCAGTGCAGACATACGACCACTGAATATGGACGACTTTAGATATTCTCATCAGCAG GTTTGCGCAAGTGTTTCATCTGAATCTGATAATATGACTAAGCTTCTTGAGTGGAATGATCTGCATGGAGAAGGGGGCTCTCGAAAGAAGAAATCGGCCTTTAGTTACTTCATTTAG